One window of uncultured Erythrobacter sp. genomic DNA carries:
- a CDS encoding LysR family transcriptional regulator: MDDLRLLKHFEAVYRLLSFSAAAEELGLTHSAITKSIKVLEEDWQAQLFHRTTRTVVATEAGKKLYPQAVELLGFAANLRASVSAGEHELNIVSGPGVIEGMIHPAIVKFANAYPKTRINVSTMPPHLAAEELLQRRIHLLVYHEASLAGLPHKDRMRVTNVIDEPYWMIHRCGHPVAARKHSLAEVVQYKWALAGYDRLFEQALPEKLRSLLADNGVPHYRLLSQAACIELARQSDILTTLPESAAREMVAKGEVEGVPHPGGFRFSIGAAVLHDAGREPTVEHFISCL, translated from the coding sequence ATGGACGATCTGCGCCTCCTCAAACATTTCGAAGCGGTCTATCGCTTGCTCAGTTTCTCCGCGGCGGCAGAGGAGCTGGGGCTGACCCACTCCGCGATCACCAAAAGCATCAAGGTGCTTGAGGAGGATTGGCAGGCGCAGCTGTTCCATCGCACCACCCGCACCGTTGTCGCAACCGAAGCGGGCAAGAAGCTTTACCCGCAAGCGGTCGAACTGCTGGGCTTTGCCGCCAATCTGCGTGCCTCGGTCAGCGCGGGCGAGCACGAGCTTAACATCGTCAGCGGCCCCGGCGTGATCGAGGGGATGATCCATCCCGCGATTGTGAAATTCGCAAATGCCTATCCCAAGACGCGGATCAATGTGTCGACCATGCCCCCGCATTTGGCGGCAGAAGAACTGCTCCAGCGCCGCATCCACCTGCTGGTCTATCACGAGGCGAGCCTTGCCGGACTGCCGCACAAGGACCGCATGCGTGTCACCAATGTGATCGACGAACCCTATTGGATGATCCACCGCTGCGGCCACCCGGTCGCCGCGCGCAAACATTCGCTCGCCGAGGTGGTGCAATACAAATGGGCACTGGCGGGATATGACCGCTTGTTTGAACAAGCCCTGCCCGAAAAGCTGCGCAGCCTCCTCGCTGATAATGGCGTCCCGCATTACCGGTTGCTGAGTCAGGCGGCGTGTATCGAGCTTGCCCGCCAGTCCGACATTCTCACCACCTTGCCCGAAAGTGCTGCGCGCGAAATGGTCGCAAAGGGAGAGGTCGAGGGCGTGCCGCATCCGGGCGGTTTCCGCTTCTCTATCGGAGCGGCAGTGCTGCACGATGCGGGGCGCGAACCGACGGTTGAGCATTTCATCTCCTGCCTGTAA